One genomic segment of Oceanotoga teriensis includes these proteins:
- a CDS encoding carbohydrate ABC transporter permease: MKIIKNTLKIILLLLFLIMALFPLYWVIVTSFKDYKEIYTFPIKYLPSKINFENYKYLFEISNFGIYFKNSVLISLISALGAMIISIFSGYSLSRFKYNKAKNTLLLAMYFSQMIPTFMIMAPLFTSFANFGMTDSLFSLMVIYISTMIAFSTIMGKGFFDRIPVALEEAALIDGCNNMQTIIKIVIPLSLPGLAAIFSFAFVNIWNELFLAAMFMSSSYKMTIPVALNSFISKAGVSWGVLSAGIVVALLPTMIIFAFTQKYIVQGLTDGAVKG, translated from the coding sequence ATGAAAATAATAAAAAACACATTAAAAATAATATTATTATTATTATTCTTAATAATGGCTTTATTTCCTCTATACTGGGTTATAGTAACTTCATTCAAAGACTATAAAGAAATATATACATTTCCAATAAAATATTTACCTTCAAAAATAAATTTTGAAAATTATAAATACCTATTTGAAATAAGTAATTTTGGAATATACTTTAAAAATAGTGTATTAATATCCCTAATATCCGCATTAGGTGCGATGATAATATCTATATTTAGTGGATATTCTCTTTCGAGATTCAAATACAACAAAGCAAAAAACACCTTATTATTAGCAATGTATTTCTCACAAATGATACCAACATTCATGATAATGGCACCATTATTCACATCATTTGCCAATTTTGGAATGACGGATAGCTTATTTTCATTGATGGTAATATACATTTCAACAATGATAGCTTTTTCAACAATAATGGGAAAAGGTTTTTTTGATAGAATTCCCGTAGCTCTTGAAGAAGCAGCATTAATAGATGGTTGCAATAATATGCAAACAATAATAAAAATAGTAATACCTTTATCATTACCAGGACTTGCTGCAATATTTAGTTTTGCCTTTGTAAACATATGGAATGAACTTTTCCTTGCTGCAATGTTCATGAGTTCTTCGTACAAAATGACAATTCCAGTTGCCTTAAATTCCTTCATATCAAAAGCAGGGGTAAGTTGGGGTGTATTGAGTGCTGGAATAGTTGTTGCACTTCTACCAACAATGATAATATTTGCATTTACACAAAAATACATAGTTCAGGGATTAACTGATGGAGCCGTAAAAGGCTAA
- the aar gene encoding bifunctional L-alanine/L-glutamate racemase translates to MNELNTTDILHHLGENDFPFGAVNPPIYQTSIFCYKNFQDFKKAISDEPNNYIYSRGNNPTVNLLEEKIAKLEHGERAKLVSSGISAITNSILSFLKSGDHIVCVKDSYSWTKNLLEKYLPRFGVTHTYVEGTNTQEIIDAVKENTKIIYLESPTTFTFKLQNLKEISDFAKSKNIKTIIDNTWATPIYQNPIDYGIDIVVHSASKYLGGNSDVVAGIIIGKEQDIRHIFQTEFQNIGTVPDPFMAWLILRGIRTLHIRLEKHYENALKIMNFLKQHPKIENVLYPFDPDFPQYELAKKQMKGGSGLMSFKLKTNKIEKVIEFTNRINYFKRAVSWGGYESLIMPYAVTTDNISQELLPLIRIHVGLEDPQLLINDLDEALKII, encoded by the coding sequence ATGAACGAATTAAATACAACAGATATATTACATCATCTCGGAGAAAACGACTTTCCTTTTGGAGCCGTAAATCCTCCAATATATCAAACATCAATATTTTGCTATAAAAATTTTCAAGACTTCAAAAAAGCTATATCAGATGAACCAAATAATTATATATACTCTCGCGGAAACAATCCAACAGTAAATCTGTTAGAAGAAAAAATTGCAAAATTAGAACATGGAGAAAGAGCAAAACTCGTAAGTTCTGGTATATCAGCAATAACAAATTCTATACTTTCTTTTCTAAAATCAGGAGATCATATAGTATGTGTAAAAGATTCTTATAGTTGGACTAAAAATCTTTTAGAAAAATACCTTCCAAGATTTGGAGTAACTCATACATATGTTGAAGGAACAAATACACAAGAAATAATAGATGCCGTAAAAGAAAACACAAAAATAATATACCTTGAAAGTCCCACAACATTTACATTCAAACTGCAAAACTTAAAAGAAATATCAGACTTTGCAAAATCAAAAAATATAAAAACAATCATAGATAACACATGGGCAACACCAATATATCAAAACCCAATAGACTATGGAATAGATATAGTAGTACATTCAGCATCAAAATATCTCGGTGGAAACTCCGATGTAGTAGCAGGAATAATAATTGGAAAAGAACAAGATATAAGACATATATTTCAAACGGAATTTCAAAACATCGGAACAGTACCAGATCCATTCATGGCTTGGTTAATACTGAGAGGAATAAGAACCTTACATATAAGACTTGAAAAACACTATGAAAATGCTTTAAAAATAATGAACTTTTTAAAACAACATCCAAAAATAGAAAATGTTTTATATCCATTCGATCCAGATTTTCCACAATATGAACTTGCAAAAAAACAAATGAAAGGTGGATCTGGTCTAATGTCTTTCAAATTAAAAACAAATAAAATAGAAAAAGTAATAGAATTTACAAACAGAATAAATTATTTCAAAAGAGCTGTTAGCTGGGGAGGATATGAAAGTTTAATAATGCCTTATGCAGTTACAACTGATAACATATCACAAGAACTTTTACCTCTAATAAGAATACACGTTGGATTAGAAGACCCTCAATTACTAATAAATGACTTAGATGAAGCTTTAAAAATAATATAA
- a CDS encoding RidA family protein translates to MKKTHNPKSAPKAIGPYSIANEYNNLIFLSGQLPVDMETGEMVKNDVEKETLIILTNIKNILEELGSSMDKVLKTTVYLKNMDDFTKMNEIYGKFFMENHPSRSAFQVAKLPKDSDVEIEVIAIK, encoded by the coding sequence ATGAAAAAAACACATAATCCAAAATCTGCTCCAAAAGCAATAGGGCCTTACTCTATAGCAAATGAATACAATAATCTTATATTCCTTTCTGGTCAATTACCTGTTGATATGGAAACAGGAGAAATGGTAAAAAATGATGTTGAAAAAGAGACACTAATAATACTAACAAACATAAAAAATATACTCGAAGAACTCGGAAGTTCTATGGATAAAGTTTTAAAAACAACAGTATACCTAAAAAATATGGATGATTTTACAAAAATGAATGAAATATATGGAAAATTTTTTATGGAAAACCATCCATCAAGATCTGCATTCCAAGTAGCAAAACTACCAAAAGACTCCGATGTTGAAATAGAAGTAATAGCAATAAAATAA
- a CDS encoding extracellular solute-binding protein produces the protein MKKFFIVLIISITIFSFSETIKIWFAGTQKELMDLVNDELIPKFEKENSEIKLSVEFIPWGQLSTKLTTSFAGNMGPDIFMHGQAAIAGFAEKDILIPLDKYLKDIEDYKDFGNSIDTGLYNNSHYFIPLFGSGRLLVVREDILNENNIPNINNPLNWNDLKNIAEKVTIKTGKRITRSGLELPVQGIDLQQVWSSFLYQNGGQLFDKNADPVFNDKKGIDALNYYSSLINDVCPEYGVSSIGTIKPIAAEKSVMSFLTLEDLKDIEKYSPDKYDKLKILLPPEKEKKSTFYSFAGFMVVNNKTKIQTKIKVLNFLTSKDNIVSINKVLGTLPPRQSSLLYTEFSNDETIKKYIEGSYFSFGNPNITYWSQARDILIKHLERAIKKVETSEEALNKAYDEIIKLK, from the coding sequence ATGAAAAAATTTTTTATAGTATTAATAATTTCTATAACTATTTTTAGTTTCTCAGAAACAATAAAAATTTGGTTTGCTGGAACTCAAAAAGAATTAATGGATCTTGTAAATGATGAATTAATACCAAAATTTGAAAAAGAAAATTCCGAAATAAAATTAAGTGTTGAATTTATACCTTGGGGTCAATTATCTACAAAATTGACAACATCTTTTGCTGGAAATATGGGACCTGATATATTTATGCACGGACAAGCTGCTATCGCTGGATTTGCTGAAAAAGATATTTTAATCCCTTTAGATAAATATTTAAAAGATATAGAAGATTACAAAGATTTTGGAAATAGCATAGATACAGGATTATACAATAATAGTCACTATTTTATACCTTTATTCGGTAGTGGAAGACTTCTTGTAGTAAGAGAAGATATTTTAAATGAAAATAATATACCAAATATAAATAATCCTTTAAATTGGAATGATCTTAAAAATATTGCTGAGAAAGTAACCATAAAAACCGGTAAAAGAATCACAAGATCTGGTTTAGAACTACCTGTTCAAGGAATAGATTTACAACAAGTTTGGAGTTCTTTTCTATATCAAAATGGTGGTCAATTATTTGACAAAAATGCAGATCCAGTATTTAATGACAAAAAAGGAATTGATGCTTTAAATTATTATTCATCCTTAATAAATGATGTATGCCCAGAATATGGTGTTTCTTCAATAGGAACTATAAAACCTATAGCAGCAGAAAAATCTGTAATGAGTTTTTTAACTTTAGAAGATTTAAAAGATATTGAAAAATATTCTCCTGATAAATACGACAAATTAAAAATATTACTTCCACCTGAAAAAGAAAAAAAATCTACATTTTATTCTTTTGCTGGATTCATGGTAGTAAACAATAAAACAAAAATCCAAACAAAAATAAAAGTTTTAAATTTTTTAACTTCAAAAGATAACATTGTTTCTATTAATAAGGTTTTAGGAACACTTCCACCAAGACAGTCTTCCTTGTTATATACAGAATTTTCAAATGATGAAACCATAAAAAAATACATTGAAGGATCTTATTTTTCATTTGGAAATCCAAATATAACTTATTGGTCACAAGCAAGAGATATTCTAATAAAACATCTCGAAAGAGCTATTAAAAAAGTTGAAACTTCTGAAGAAGCTTTAAATAAAGCATATGATGAAATAATAAAACTCAAATAA
- a CDS encoding carbohydrate ABC transporter permease, producing the protein MTKKSKKKIVKTAILFIMPVIIYNIIFKIIPIFYSLILSFTNYDGFSSPIFIGIKNYLELLKSQEFGNSILRTGIFALEVLPLNMLISLILAIMINNKIKGISFFRGIYYLPVITPMVAVSIIWVWLYDPEYGIINFLLSLFNIPPVYFLADSSTALSSISVMRIWRGVGWNMIIYLAGLQNISKNVYEAAKLDGATEIQSFWKITLPLLRPVHIYVLIVGIISTFQSFTEMYVMTGGGPLESTTTVGLLIYREAFEYMNMGMASSMSFILGIIILILSFMSFKLNSKNNEGV; encoded by the coding sequence ATGACTAAAAAATCAAAAAAGAAAATAGTAAAAACAGCTATTTTATTCATAATGCCAGTAATAATATACAATATAATATTCAAAATAATTCCAATATTTTATTCTTTAATACTTAGCTTTACAAACTATGACGGATTTTCATCTCCAATTTTCATAGGTATTAAAAACTATCTTGAATTATTAAAATCACAAGAATTTGGAAATTCTATTTTAAGGACCGGAATATTTGCTTTAGAAGTACTTCCATTAAATATGTTAATTTCTTTAATTCTTGCAATAATGATAAATAATAAAATTAAAGGAATAAGTTTTTTTAGAGGTATATATTATCTTCCAGTAATAACTCCAATGGTTGCTGTTTCCATAATATGGGTATGGCTATATGATCCTGAATATGGAATAATAAATTTCTTATTATCATTATTTAATATACCTCCTGTATACTTTTTGGCTGATTCTTCGACAGCGTTATCTTCTATATCTGTAATGAGAATATGGCGAGGTGTAGGTTGGAATATGATAATATATCTTGCAGGTTTACAAAATATTTCAAAAAATGTTTATGAAGCCGCTAAATTAGATGGTGCAACAGAAATACAAAGCTTTTGGAAAATAACTCTTCCACTTCTAAGACCTGTGCATATTTATGTACTAATAGTGGGAATAATAAGTACATTTCAATCATTTACTGAAATGTACGTTATGACTGGTGGAGGACCTTTAGAATCAACTACAACAGTTGGACTTTTAATATATAGAGAAGCTTTTGAATATATGAATATGGGTATGGCTTCTTCAATGTCTTTTATACTGGGAATAATAATTTTAATCCTATCTTTTATGAGTTTTAAATTAAATTCAAAAAATAATGAAGGTGTTTAA
- a CDS encoding carbohydrate ABC transporter permease encodes MTKKIKLYILLIIIGIIMAFPFIWTVTSSFKPDNELFSFPPSLIIKNFTIKNYDYVLNIKGFSGYFFNSIIVSGLSVIINVLFCSMAGYAFAHLEFKHKNFWFFLLLATMMIPIQITLIPTFLIAKNFPLIGGNNLFGYGGTGLLNTYAGLIIPHIMSAFGVFMMRQFYLQIPKELAESARIDGASESIIFFKIFFPIGKSSIAALAIFTFTQAWDDFLWPLIITNDDSMRTLQLGLEIFKSQNSADWGPLMSATTLTIIPVLIIFIILQKYFIDISISSSLK; translated from the coding sequence TTGACAAAAAAAATAAAATTATACATTCTATTAATAATAATTGGAATAATAATGGCTTTCCCTTTTATATGGACAGTTACATCTTCATTTAAACCAGATAATGAACTATTTTCATTTCCGCCATCATTAATAATTAAAAATTTTACTATAAAAAACTATGACTATGTTTTAAATATAAAAGGATTTTCAGGCTATTTTTTTAATAGTATTATAGTTTCCGGACTATCTGTAATAATAAATGTTTTATTTTGTAGCATGGCTGGTTATGCTTTCGCTCATCTTGAATTTAAACACAAAAATTTTTGGTTTTTTTTATTACTTGCAACAATGATGATTCCAATACAGATAACTCTTATACCAACATTTTTAATTGCCAAAAATTTCCCACTCATTGGAGGAAATAACCTATTTGGTTATGGTGGAACAGGACTTCTTAATACCTATGCTGGATTAATAATTCCACATATAATGTCTGCTTTTGGTGTTTTTATGATGAGACAATTTTATTTACAAATTCCAAAAGAACTTGCAGAATCAGCAAGGATTGATGGTGCTAGTGAATCTATAATATTTTTTAAAATATTTTTTCCAATTGGAAAATCTTCTATAGCTGCATTAGCAATATTTACATTCACTCAAGCTTGGGATGATTTTTTATGGCCATTAATAATAACAAATGATGATTCGATGAGAACCTTGCAACTTGGTTTAGAAATTTTTAAAAGCCAAAATTCAGCCGATTGGGGTCCTCTAATGTCAGCAACAACTTTAACAATAATTCCTGTTTTAATAATATTTATAATACTTCAAAAATATTTTATAGATATATCTATATCAAGCTCTTTAAAATAA
- a CDS encoding FAD-dependent oxidoreductase translates to MKKYDVIIIGGGISGISAAISCSKLGLKTLIIEKNNNPGGVLTNCNVMPMMTFHSKKRQTIQGIGQEIIEELKKVKGTYGHLKDPIGFVESITPFKPEKMKLVLSNLIKKYKIDTVFGVIINEIKIEQNKINYISIINEYMEEHIKSLFYIDATGDGNFSVKAGAKKITQNSTPQPSTMVYKIKGINKEKIKDYVLKNKKNFTLNENTTALKEYLAISGYFNEIKKFKDYNINFKRDRLLFFEIPFSTDEILMNTSRYNFDGTNPYEKTKNQLNSFKDTENFESFLKNEIYGFENINSIETSSIIGIRETFHVKGKKIIEYKDLLKKDININSIAVGAYPIDIHDSGSDKIITKKTSEEYYIPFEALIPETVENISLAGRAISATSEAFSAIRTSPLACATGEAAGIIAYTYIKNSKIEESSYKDIKNILDKRGIIYK, encoded by the coding sequence TTGAAAAAATATGATGTAATAATAATTGGTGGTGGAATTTCTGGGATTTCTGCAGCAATCTCTTGTTCAAAACTTGGATTAAAAACATTAATAATAGAAAAAAATAACAATCCTGGTGGAGTACTCACTAATTGTAATGTAATGCCAATGATGACTTTTCACAGTAAAAAAAGACAAACCATACAAGGTATAGGCCAAGAAATAATTGAAGAATTAAAAAAAGTTAAGGGAACATACGGTCATTTAAAAGATCCTATAGGTTTTGTTGAAAGTATTACACCTTTCAAACCAGAAAAAATGAAATTAGTTTTATCAAATCTAATAAAAAAATATAAAATTGATACCGTATTTGGAGTAATTATTAATGAAATAAAAATTGAGCAAAACAAAATCAATTACATAAGTATAATAAATGAATATATGGAAGAACATATAAAATCATTATTTTATATAGATGCAACAGGAGATGGAAACTTTTCTGTGAAAGCGGGAGCAAAAAAAATAACTCAAAATTCAACACCGCAACCTTCAACTATGGTATATAAAATAAAAGGAATAAATAAAGAAAAAATTAAAGATTATGTATTAAAAAATAAAAAAAATTTTACACTAAATGAGAATACCACTGCTTTAAAAGAATATCTTGCAATATCTGGATATTTTAATGAAATCAAAAAATTTAAAGATTATAATATCAATTTTAAAAGAGATAGACTTCTTTTTTTTGAAATACCTTTTTCTACAGATGAAATATTGATGAATACTTCAAGATATAATTTTGATGGAACAAATCCATATGAAAAAACAAAAAATCAATTAAATTCATTTAAAGACACTGAAAATTTCGAATCTTTTTTAAAAAATGAAATATACGGATTTGAAAATATTAATTCAATAGAAACCTCTTCAATAATAGGTATAAGAGAAACTTTTCATGTAAAAGGAAAAAAAATTATTGAATATAAAGATTTATTAAAAAAAGATATAAATATTAATTCTATAGCAGTCGGAGCTTATCCAATAGATATACACGATTCAGGATCAGATAAAATAATTACAAAAAAAACATCCGAAGAATATTATATACCTTTTGAAGCTTTAATACCAGAAACTGTTGAAAATATATCTTTAGCTGGAAGAGCTATTTCTGCAACATCAGAAGCTTTTTCTGCAATTCGTACAAGTCCACTTGCATGTGCTACTGGTGAAGCAGCTGGAATAATAGCTTATACATATATTAAAAATTCTAAAATAGAAGAATCTTCATACAAAGATATTAAAAATATTTTAGATAAAAGGGGCATTATATATAAATGA
- a CDS encoding DUF4127 family protein, whose amino-acid sequence MKRILLIPLDSRPVNIDYVYELSKISENTLIYPPKKFLDDFYTPADINGIIEWSKNQKYDIAIISIDMLVYGGLINSRLDKITLENALKNLQKIKIYKKDIYIYSIIRRALISVKNKEDEILYNELKKYFITKDKKYIENLPSKFKEDYKKLRKRNHIINLEVLKYENEKNVKKIIFGVEDTFKHSPTKKEELELIKNSKYYNSKTFIYNGADEISQELFSHIIKNNSVDLNILTDETNTLKNIYDYEDRPLEKNLKTRLIMHNIKITKNSINTLIIINKNIENGKKLILNEIQNNKKIYILDALNVNKCNEKLINFLINEKLLNKIKFYSSWNTISNRLGTIISMIIACNNNHNEKEAQKFLLECLLEDYLYQTKTRNILKKIIQEKNENIYDVKKETLDYFYKNIFLRELEPLKIKLMKNMNLKSLKVEKFILPWNRIFECKIKIKVI is encoded by the coding sequence ATGAAAAGAATACTCTTAATACCTCTTGACTCAAGACCAGTAAATATAGATTATGTATATGAATTATCAAAAATTTCAGAAAATACCTTAATATATCCACCAAAAAAATTTCTTGATGATTTTTATACTCCTGCAGATATAAATGGAATAATCGAATGGTCAAAAAATCAAAAATACGATATAGCAATAATTTCAATAGATATGTTAGTATATGGCGGATTAATAAATTCGAGACTTGATAAAATAACTTTAGAAAATGCTTTAAAAAATTTGCAAAAAATAAAAATTTATAAAAAAGATATATACATATATTCAATAATAAGAAGAGCTCTAATTTCTGTAAAAAATAAAGAAGATGAAATATTATACAATGAATTAAAAAAATATTTTATAACTAAAGATAAAAAATATATTGAAAATCTCCCATCGAAATTCAAAGAAGATTATAAAAAACTTAGAAAAAGAAATCATATAATAAATTTAGAAGTATTAAAATATGAAAATGAAAAGAATGTAAAAAAAATTATATTTGGGGTTGAAGATACTTTTAAACATAGCCCCACAAAAAAGGAAGAATTAGAATTAATTAAAAATTCAAAATATTACAATTCAAAAACATTCATATACAATGGTGCTGATGAAATATCTCAAGAATTATTTTCTCATATCATAAAAAATAATTCCGTAGATCTTAATATATTGACAGATGAAACAAACACATTAAAAAATATATATGATTATGAAGATAGACCTTTAGAAAAAAACTTAAAAACACGTCTAATCATGCACAATATAAAGATAACAAAAAATTCAATAAATACTTTAATAATAATAAACAAAAATATAGAAAATGGAAAAAAACTTATTCTAAATGAAATTCAAAATAATAAAAAAATATATATTTTAGATGCTTTAAATGTAAATAAATGTAATGAAAAATTAATTAATTTTCTTATAAATGAAAAATTATTAAATAAAATCAAATTTTATAGTTCTTGGAACACCATTTCAAATAGATTGGGAACTATTATAAGTATGATAATAGCTTGTAATAATAATCATAATGAAAAAGAAGCTCAAAAATTTCTTTTAGAATGTTTATTAGAAGATTATCTATATCAGACAAAAACAAGAAACATTTTAAAAAAAATAATTCAAGAAAAAAATGAAAATATATATGATGTAAAAAAAGAAACTTTAGATTATTTTTATAAAAACATTTTTTTAAGAGAATTAGAACCTTTAAAAATAAAATTGATGAAAAATATGAACCTAAAATCGTTAAAAGTAGAAAAATTTATACTACCTTGGAATAGAATATTTGAATGTAAAATAAAAATAAAGGTGATTTGA